The following proteins are co-located in the Cyprinus carpio isolate SPL01 chromosome B19, ASM1834038v1, whole genome shotgun sequence genome:
- the si:ch211-13c6.2 gene encoding uncharacterized protein si:ch211-13c6.2 isoform X1, producing MADLLTVYDDDQANSFIDCTICDKRIRGDTHFKIHVTTLQHLKKEDTLASQGEILRPPPLPEWTDIIEYLEYLKLDEPIIGLNSLIQIPDHVTDDGKTVLKYKCRMCVVEMDLYSMVAHIVGRKHRQKYLELKRPDLVTWQDNNQKQPGLVARAKAAVVEKQEGWGKPVALKRPQEKFRNVFQAGSDLRASVHEQPYYGQDSLRKPPFPEQVQKQTYLDEERHGRPYYTGDEYDQYSRPNNPSHAIRQQYYPEEDRHQKPHDDADIRGRYSQGDDYPEREMHTRPYADEGGRRLQEDYEGERFGGGQFSGGKINRFNDKDLRIRPGASEYQKEQMEGRQYAAYEERNPAMNPMSMHGRNEEKRGTVREMHSRPWDKANEVQGYPPMFEPRDPRTYSQEAVPAKKKKKSRFSDATAEEIALAHTRHSYKSTLKEKPRGAPFRANPPSFNNQFVDSGSTSHLNPKHENVLDILNDIKIDNMDDARFLKEKLCTVLKEFQENKSRSTGGHTSQPVSDHRGVKQTRDDPDGMHLEKRGFQEARRYDDGPRGFQESRQYGDDPRMFREVRQIGDDPRSLRETRRYEDDYKESKRYDSYPSGLQEARPYANDPRGFQKTMLQETPRDLPHERRRYDEDPRQKEQHFEEYSRTEAPRSTQETRYYEDDYIGFGNLDPERNWGRSLERFENRGPADVERGFQESFGKHPVHFQPTSLQEEARMYAGRAQQRSHQSDRQPGDEPYDPFHPSSSPPPEASSSTSLDKIASTLLELVARR from the exons ATGGCGGATTTACTGACTGTGTACGACGACGACCAGGCCAACAGCTTCATTGACTGCACG ATCTGCGATAAAAGAATACGGGGAGACACGCATTTCAAAATCCACGTGACCACTTTACAGCATTTGAAG AAAGAGGACACCCTAGCTTCACAAG GAGAGATTCTGAGACCCCCTCCACTGCCGGAATGGACAGACATAATAGAATATTTGGAATACCTGAAACTTGATGAGCCCATCATTG gtctcaACTCCCTGATACAGATTCCAGATCATGTCACTGACGATGGCAAAACTGTGTTGAAGTACAAGTGCCGAATGTGTGTCGTGGAGATGGACCTTTACAGCATGGTGGCCCATATCGTTGGACGTAAACACAGACAAAAATACTTG GAGCTGAAAAGACCAGACTTGGTGACATGGCAAGACAACAACCAGAAACAGCCAGGTCTCGTTGCCAGAGCCAAAGCTGCAGTAGTCGAAAAGCAGGAGGGATGGGGAAAGCCAGTG GCACTCAAAAGACCTCAGGAgaaattcagaaatgtttttcaaG CAGGAAGTGATTTACGGGCTAGTGTTCATGAACAACCCTACTATGGACAAGACTCCCTTAGGAAGCCGCCTTTTCCTGAACAGGTTCAAAAACAGACATACTTAGATGAAGAACGACACGGAAGACCCTATTATACAGGAGATGAGTATGACCAGTACAGTAGACCTAATAATCCAAGTCACGCAATCCGCCAACAATACTATCCAGAAGAAGACCGACATCAGAAACCTCACGATGATGCCGACATTCGAGGAAGATACTCACAAGGTGATGATTATCCTGAAAGAGAAATGCATACTAGGCCCTATGCAGACGAAGGTGGACGGAGACTTCAAGAAGACTATGAAGGAGAACGTTTTGGCGGAGGACAGTTCTCAGGAGGCAAAATAAACCGATTCAATGACAAAGACCTCCGAATCCGCCCGGGAGCATCAGAATATCAGAAAGAGCAAATGGAAGGTAGGCAGTATGCAGCTTATGAAGAGAGAAATCCTGCCATGAATCCCATGTCAATGCATGGAAGAAATGAGGAGAAAAGGGGGACCGTCAGAGAAATGCACAGTAGGCCTTGGGACAAAGCTAATGAGGTACAAGGTTACCCCCCTATGTTTGAACCCAGAGATCCAAGAACATATTCACAAGAAGCGGTTCcagctaaaaagaaaaagaagagcagATTCTCTGATGCTACCGCAGAGGAAATAGCACTCGCACATACAAG ACATTCATATAAATCCACCCTAAAAGAGAAACCAAGAGGAGCACCGTTTAGAGCAAATCCTCCG tcGTTTAATAACCAATTTGTGGATTCTGGGAGTACATCCCATCTTAatccaaaacatgaaaatgttcTGGACATACTT AATGACATCAAGATTGATAACATGGACGATGCCAGATTCCTTAAAGAAAAGCTGTGCACAGTTTTGAAAGAGTTTCAAGAAAACAAATCCAGAAGTACTGGG GGCCATACTTCACAACCTGTCAGTGATCATAGAGGGGTAAAGCAGACAAGGGATGATCCAGATGGCATGCATTTAGAAAAGAGAGGTTTCCAAGAGGCCAGACGATACGATGATGGTCCCAGAGGTTTCCAAGAATCCAGACAATATGGAGATGATCCTAGAATGTTTCGAGAGGTCCGACAAATTGGGGATGACCCCAGAAGTCTTAGAGAGACCAGACGTTATGAAGATGATTACAAAGAGTCAAAACGATATGATAGTTATCCAAGTGGTCTCCAAGAAGCAAGGCCGTACGCCAATGATCCCAGAGGATTTCAAAAGACGATGTTACAAGAGACCCCACGAGATCTTCCCCATGAGAGGAGACGTTATGATGAAGATCCTAGACAAAAGGAACagcattttgaagaatattcaaGAACAGAAGCTCCAAGGAGTACTCAAGAGACGAGATATTATGAAGATGATTACATTGGCTTTGGAAATTTGGATCCGGAAAGAAATTGGGGACGTTCATTAGAGCGTTTTGAGAACAGAGGCCCGGCAGATGTTGAGAGGGGTTTTCAAG AGAGCTTTGGCAAGCATCCTGTTCACTTCCAACCAACCTCTCTACAAGAAGAAGCAAGGATGTATGCTGGGAGAGCGCAGCAGAGGTCTCATCAGAGTGACCGTCAACCAGGCGACGAACCCTACGACCCGTTCCACCCATCATCCTCGCCACCTCCAGAAGCGTCCAGCTCCACCAGTCTTGACAAGATTGCATCAACTCTTCTTGAGCTTGTGGCTCGTAGATAA
- the si:ch211-13c6.2 gene encoding uncharacterized protein si:ch211-13c6.2 isoform X2 — MADLLTVYDDDQANSFIDCTICDKRIRGDTHFKIHVTTLQHLKKEDTLASQGEILRPPPLPEWTDIIEYLEYLKLDEPIIGLNSLIQIPDHVTDDGKTVLKYKCRMCVVEMDLYSMVAHIVGRKHRQKYLELKRPDLVTWQDNNQKQPGLVARAKAAVVEKQEGWGKPVALKRPQEKFRNVFQGSDLRASVHEQPYYGQDSLRKPPFPEQVQKQTYLDEERHGRPYYTGDEYDQYSRPNNPSHAIRQQYYPEEDRHQKPHDDADIRGRYSQGDDYPEREMHTRPYADEGGRRLQEDYEGERFGGGQFSGGKINRFNDKDLRIRPGASEYQKEQMEGRQYAAYEERNPAMNPMSMHGRNEEKRGTVREMHSRPWDKANEVQGYPPMFEPRDPRTYSQEAVPAKKKKKSRFSDATAEEIALAHTRHSYKSTLKEKPRGAPFRANPPSFNNQFVDSGSTSHLNPKHENVLDILNDIKIDNMDDARFLKEKLCTVLKEFQENKSRSTGGHTSQPVSDHRGVKQTRDDPDGMHLEKRGFQEARRYDDGPRGFQESRQYGDDPRMFREVRQIGDDPRSLRETRRYEDDYKESKRYDSYPSGLQEARPYANDPRGFQKTMLQETPRDLPHERRRYDEDPRQKEQHFEEYSRTEAPRSTQETRYYEDDYIGFGNLDPERNWGRSLERFENRGPADVERGFQESFGKHPVHFQPTSLQEEARMYAGRAQQRSHQSDRQPGDEPYDPFHPSSSPPPEASSSTSLDKIASTLLELVARR; from the exons ATGGCGGATTTACTGACTGTGTACGACGACGACCAGGCCAACAGCTTCATTGACTGCACG ATCTGCGATAAAAGAATACGGGGAGACACGCATTTCAAAATCCACGTGACCACTTTACAGCATTTGAAG AAAGAGGACACCCTAGCTTCACAAG GAGAGATTCTGAGACCCCCTCCACTGCCGGAATGGACAGACATAATAGAATATTTGGAATACCTGAAACTTGATGAGCCCATCATTG gtctcaACTCCCTGATACAGATTCCAGATCATGTCACTGACGATGGCAAAACTGTGTTGAAGTACAAGTGCCGAATGTGTGTCGTGGAGATGGACCTTTACAGCATGGTGGCCCATATCGTTGGACGTAAACACAGACAAAAATACTTG GAGCTGAAAAGACCAGACTTGGTGACATGGCAAGACAACAACCAGAAACAGCCAGGTCTCGTTGCCAGAGCCAAAGCTGCAGTAGTCGAAAAGCAGGAGGGATGGGGAAAGCCAGTG GCACTCAAAAGACCTCAGGAgaaattcagaaatgtttttcaaG GAAGTGATTTACGGGCTAGTGTTCATGAACAACCCTACTATGGACAAGACTCCCTTAGGAAGCCGCCTTTTCCTGAACAGGTTCAAAAACAGACATACTTAGATGAAGAACGACACGGAAGACCCTATTATACAGGAGATGAGTATGACCAGTACAGTAGACCTAATAATCCAAGTCACGCAATCCGCCAACAATACTATCCAGAAGAAGACCGACATCAGAAACCTCACGATGATGCCGACATTCGAGGAAGATACTCACAAGGTGATGATTATCCTGAAAGAGAAATGCATACTAGGCCCTATGCAGACGAAGGTGGACGGAGACTTCAAGAAGACTATGAAGGAGAACGTTTTGGCGGAGGACAGTTCTCAGGAGGCAAAATAAACCGATTCAATGACAAAGACCTCCGAATCCGCCCGGGAGCATCAGAATATCAGAAAGAGCAAATGGAAGGTAGGCAGTATGCAGCTTATGAAGAGAGAAATCCTGCCATGAATCCCATGTCAATGCATGGAAGAAATGAGGAGAAAAGGGGGACCGTCAGAGAAATGCACAGTAGGCCTTGGGACAAAGCTAATGAGGTACAAGGTTACCCCCCTATGTTTGAACCCAGAGATCCAAGAACATATTCACAAGAAGCGGTTCcagctaaaaagaaaaagaagagcagATTCTCTGATGCTACCGCAGAGGAAATAGCACTCGCACATACAAG ACATTCATATAAATCCACCCTAAAAGAGAAACCAAGAGGAGCACCGTTTAGAGCAAATCCTCCG tcGTTTAATAACCAATTTGTGGATTCTGGGAGTACATCCCATCTTAatccaaaacatgaaaatgttcTGGACATACTT AATGACATCAAGATTGATAACATGGACGATGCCAGATTCCTTAAAGAAAAGCTGTGCACAGTTTTGAAAGAGTTTCAAGAAAACAAATCCAGAAGTACTGGG GGCCATACTTCACAACCTGTCAGTGATCATAGAGGGGTAAAGCAGACAAGGGATGATCCAGATGGCATGCATTTAGAAAAGAGAGGTTTCCAAGAGGCCAGACGATACGATGATGGTCCCAGAGGTTTCCAAGAATCCAGACAATATGGAGATGATCCTAGAATGTTTCGAGAGGTCCGACAAATTGGGGATGACCCCAGAAGTCTTAGAGAGACCAGACGTTATGAAGATGATTACAAAGAGTCAAAACGATATGATAGTTATCCAAGTGGTCTCCAAGAAGCAAGGCCGTACGCCAATGATCCCAGAGGATTTCAAAAGACGATGTTACAAGAGACCCCACGAGATCTTCCCCATGAGAGGAGACGTTATGATGAAGATCCTAGACAAAAGGAACagcattttgaagaatattcaaGAACAGAAGCTCCAAGGAGTACTCAAGAGACGAGATATTATGAAGATGATTACATTGGCTTTGGAAATTTGGATCCGGAAAGAAATTGGGGACGTTCATTAGAGCGTTTTGAGAACAGAGGCCCGGCAGATGTTGAGAGGGGTTTTCAAG AGAGCTTTGGCAAGCATCCTGTTCACTTCCAACCAACCTCTCTACAAGAAGAAGCAAGGATGTATGCTGGGAGAGCGCAGCAGAGGTCTCATCAGAGTGACCGTCAACCAGGCGACGAACCCTACGACCCGTTCCACCCATCATCCTCGCCACCTCCAGAAGCGTCCAGCTCCACCAGTCTTGACAAGATTGCATCAACTCTTCTTGAGCTTGTGGCTCGTAGATAA
- the si:ch211-13c6.2 gene encoding uncharacterized protein si:ch211-13c6.2 isoform X3: protein MCVVEMDLYSMVAHIVGRKHRQKYLELKRPDLVTWQDNNQKQPGLVARAKAAVVEKQEGWGKPVALKRPQEKFRNVFQAGSDLRASVHEQPYYGQDSLRKPPFPEQVQKQTYLDEERHGRPYYTGDEYDQYSRPNNPSHAIRQQYYPEEDRHQKPHDDADIRGRYSQGDDYPEREMHTRPYADEGGRRLQEDYEGERFGGGQFSGGKINRFNDKDLRIRPGASEYQKEQMEGRQYAAYEERNPAMNPMSMHGRNEEKRGTVREMHSRPWDKANEVQGYPPMFEPRDPRTYSQEAVPAKKKKKSRFSDATAEEIALAHTRHSYKSTLKEKPRGAPFRANPPSFNNQFVDSGSTSHLNPKHENVLDILNDIKIDNMDDARFLKEKLCTVLKEFQENKSRSTGGHTSQPVSDHRGVKQTRDDPDGMHLEKRGFQEARRYDDGPRGFQESRQYGDDPRMFREVRQIGDDPRSLRETRRYEDDYKESKRYDSYPSGLQEARPYANDPRGFQKTMLQETPRDLPHERRRYDEDPRQKEQHFEEYSRTEAPRSTQETRYYEDDYIGFGNLDPERNWGRSLERFENRGPADVERGFQESFGKHPVHFQPTSLQEEARMYAGRAQQRSHQSDRQPGDEPYDPFHPSSSPPPEASSSTSLDKIASTLLELVARR, encoded by the exons ATGTGTGTCGTGGAGATGGACCTTTACAGCATGGTGGCCCATATCGTTGGACGTAAACACAGACAAAAATACTTG GAGCTGAAAAGACCAGACTTGGTGACATGGCAAGACAACAACCAGAAACAGCCAGGTCTCGTTGCCAGAGCCAAAGCTGCAGTAGTCGAAAAGCAGGAGGGATGGGGAAAGCCAGTG GCACTCAAAAGACCTCAGGAgaaattcagaaatgtttttcaaG CAGGAAGTGATTTACGGGCTAGTGTTCATGAACAACCCTACTATGGACAAGACTCCCTTAGGAAGCCGCCTTTTCCTGAACAGGTTCAAAAACAGACATACTTAGATGAAGAACGACACGGAAGACCCTATTATACAGGAGATGAGTATGACCAGTACAGTAGACCTAATAATCCAAGTCACGCAATCCGCCAACAATACTATCCAGAAGAAGACCGACATCAGAAACCTCACGATGATGCCGACATTCGAGGAAGATACTCACAAGGTGATGATTATCCTGAAAGAGAAATGCATACTAGGCCCTATGCAGACGAAGGTGGACGGAGACTTCAAGAAGACTATGAAGGAGAACGTTTTGGCGGAGGACAGTTCTCAGGAGGCAAAATAAACCGATTCAATGACAAAGACCTCCGAATCCGCCCGGGAGCATCAGAATATCAGAAAGAGCAAATGGAAGGTAGGCAGTATGCAGCTTATGAAGAGAGAAATCCTGCCATGAATCCCATGTCAATGCATGGAAGAAATGAGGAGAAAAGGGGGACCGTCAGAGAAATGCACAGTAGGCCTTGGGACAAAGCTAATGAGGTACAAGGTTACCCCCCTATGTTTGAACCCAGAGATCCAAGAACATATTCACAAGAAGCGGTTCcagctaaaaagaaaaagaagagcagATTCTCTGATGCTACCGCAGAGGAAATAGCACTCGCACATACAAG ACATTCATATAAATCCACCCTAAAAGAGAAACCAAGAGGAGCACCGTTTAGAGCAAATCCTCCG tcGTTTAATAACCAATTTGTGGATTCTGGGAGTACATCCCATCTTAatccaaaacatgaaaatgttcTGGACATACTT AATGACATCAAGATTGATAACATGGACGATGCCAGATTCCTTAAAGAAAAGCTGTGCACAGTTTTGAAAGAGTTTCAAGAAAACAAATCCAGAAGTACTGGG GGCCATACTTCACAACCTGTCAGTGATCATAGAGGGGTAAAGCAGACAAGGGATGATCCAGATGGCATGCATTTAGAAAAGAGAGGTTTCCAAGAGGCCAGACGATACGATGATGGTCCCAGAGGTTTCCAAGAATCCAGACAATATGGAGATGATCCTAGAATGTTTCGAGAGGTCCGACAAATTGGGGATGACCCCAGAAGTCTTAGAGAGACCAGACGTTATGAAGATGATTACAAAGAGTCAAAACGATATGATAGTTATCCAAGTGGTCTCCAAGAAGCAAGGCCGTACGCCAATGATCCCAGAGGATTTCAAAAGACGATGTTACAAGAGACCCCACGAGATCTTCCCCATGAGAGGAGACGTTATGATGAAGATCCTAGACAAAAGGAACagcattttgaagaatattcaaGAACAGAAGCTCCAAGGAGTACTCAAGAGACGAGATATTATGAAGATGATTACATTGGCTTTGGAAATTTGGATCCGGAAAGAAATTGGGGACGTTCATTAGAGCGTTTTGAGAACAGAGGCCCGGCAGATGTTGAGAGGGGTTTTCAAG AGAGCTTTGGCAAGCATCCTGTTCACTTCCAACCAACCTCTCTACAAGAAGAAGCAAGGATGTATGCTGGGAGAGCGCAGCAGAGGTCTCATCAGAGTGACCGTCAACCAGGCGACGAACCCTACGACCCGTTCCACCCATCATCCTCGCCACCTCCAGAAGCGTCCAGCTCCACCAGTCTTGACAAGATTGCATCAACTCTTCTTGAGCTTGTGGCTCGTAGATAA
- the nfyc gene encoding nuclear transcription factor Y subunit gamma isoform X1, giving the protein MSADSFGAGGSDAQQNLQSFWPRVMEEIRNLTVDFRVQELPLARIKKIMKLDEDVKMISAEAPVLFAKAAQIFITELTLRAWIHTEDNKRRTLQRNDIAMAITKFDQFDFLIDIVPRDDLKPPKRQEEVRQAVAPSEPVQYYFTLAQQPSTVQVQGQQQGQQVAAPTATTLQPGQIIIAQPQQGQVLQGTTMQQLQQVQVAQSQATPITSAPVTMQVGEGQQVQIVQAAAQGQAQAQAAQSAGQTMQVMQQIITNTGEIQQIPVQLNTGQLQYIRLAQPVSGTQVVQGQIQTLAANTQQISQTEVQQGQQQFSQFTDGQQLYQIQQVTMPAGQELTQPMFIQSTNQTADGQVTTQVSAD; this is encoded by the exons ATGTCTGCAGACTCATTTGGAGCAGGCGGCAGCGATGCCCAGCAGAACTTACAGTCCTTTTGGCCCAGAGTGATGGAAGAAATTAGGAATCTTACCGTG GATTTCCGTGTGCAAGAGCTTCCTCTTGCTCGCATCAAGAAAATTATGAAACTGGATGAGGATGTGAAG ATGATCAGTGCCGAGGCACCGGTGCTGTTTGCCAAAGCGGCACAGATCTTCATCACAGAGCTCACTCTCAGAGCCTGgattcacactgaggacaacaaGCGGCGCACACTACAG AGAAATGACATCGCCATGGCCATCACTAAGTTTGATCAGTTTGACTTCCTCATTGACATCGTCCCCCGCGATGACCTCAAGCCTCCAAAACGACAG GAGGAAGTGCGTCAGGCCGTCGCCCCGTCTGAGCCGGTCCAGTATTACTTCACTCTGGCGCAGCAGCCCAGCACGGTGCAGGTCCAAGGTCAACAGCAAGGCCAGCAGGTGGCTGCTCCCACCGCCACCACACTACAGCCCGGACAGATTATCATCGCTCAGCCCCAACAGGGCCAG gtaTTGCAAGGAACCACcatgcagcagctgcagcaggtGCAGGTTGCTCAATCACAGGCGACCCCTATCACG AGCGCTCCGGTGACCATGCAGGTGGGCGAAGGCCAGCAGGTGCAGATCGTGCAGGCCGCTGCACAGGGGCAGGCTCAGGCGCAGGCAGCACAGTCGGCTGGACAGACCATGCAGGTTATGCAGCAGATCATCACCAACACGGGAGAGATCCAGCAGATTCCG GTGCAGCTCAACACCGGCCAGCTGCAGTATATTCGCTTGGCTCAGCCTGTCTCAGGAACACAGGTTGTTCAAGGACAAATACAGACGCTTGCAGCAAACACtcagcag ATTTCACAGACGGAAGTACAACAGGGTCAGCAACAGTTTAGCCAGTTTACTGATGGGCag CAGTTGTATCAGATCCAGCAGGTGACGATGCCGGCAGGACAGGAACTGACCCAGCCCATGTTCATTCAGTCCACCAACCAGACGGCTGACGGGCAGGTCACCACGCAGGTCAGTGCGGACTGA
- the nfyc gene encoding nuclear transcription factor Y subunit gamma isoform X2 has translation MSADSFGAGGSDAQQNLQSFWPRVMEEIRNLTVDFRVQELPLARIKKIMKLDEDVKMISAEAPVLFAKAAQIFITELTLRAWIHTEDNKRRTLQRNDIAMAITKFDQFDFLIDIVPRDDLKPPKRQEEVRQAVAPSEPVQYYFTLAQQPSTVQVQGQQQGQQVAAPTATTLQPGQIIIAQPQQGQSAPVTMQVGEGQQVQIVQAAAQGQAQAQAAQSAGQTMQVMQQIITNTGEIQQIPVQLNTGQLQYIRLAQPVSGTQVVQGQIQTLAANTQQISQTEVQQGQQQFSQFTDGQQLYQIQQVTMPAGQELTQPMFIQSTNQTADGQVTTQVSAD, from the exons ATGTCTGCAGACTCATTTGGAGCAGGCGGCAGCGATGCCCAGCAGAACTTACAGTCCTTTTGGCCCAGAGTGATGGAAGAAATTAGGAATCTTACCGTG GATTTCCGTGTGCAAGAGCTTCCTCTTGCTCGCATCAAGAAAATTATGAAACTGGATGAGGATGTGAAG ATGATCAGTGCCGAGGCACCGGTGCTGTTTGCCAAAGCGGCACAGATCTTCATCACAGAGCTCACTCTCAGAGCCTGgattcacactgaggacaacaaGCGGCGCACACTACAG AGAAATGACATCGCCATGGCCATCACTAAGTTTGATCAGTTTGACTTCCTCATTGACATCGTCCCCCGCGATGACCTCAAGCCTCCAAAACGACAG GAGGAAGTGCGTCAGGCCGTCGCCCCGTCTGAGCCGGTCCAGTATTACTTCACTCTGGCGCAGCAGCCCAGCACGGTGCAGGTCCAAGGTCAACAGCAAGGCCAGCAGGTGGCTGCTCCCACCGCCACCACACTACAGCCCGGACAGATTATCATCGCTCAGCCCCAACAGGGCCAG AGCGCTCCGGTGACCATGCAGGTGGGCGAAGGCCAGCAGGTGCAGATCGTGCAGGCCGCTGCACAGGGGCAGGCTCAGGCGCAGGCAGCACAGTCGGCTGGACAGACCATGCAGGTTATGCAGCAGATCATCACCAACACGGGAGAGATCCAGCAGATTCCG GTGCAGCTCAACACCGGCCAGCTGCAGTATATTCGCTTGGCTCAGCCTGTCTCAGGAACACAGGTTGTTCAAGGACAAATACAGACGCTTGCAGCAAACACtcagcag ATTTCACAGACGGAAGTACAACAGGGTCAGCAACAGTTTAGCCAGTTTACTGATGGGCag CAGTTGTATCAGATCCAGCAGGTGACGATGCCGGCAGGACAGGAACTGACCCAGCCCATGTTCATTCAGTCCACCAACCAGACGGCTGACGGGCAGGTCACCACGCAGGTCAGTGCGGACTGA